A stretch of the Archangium violaceum genome encodes the following:
- a CDS encoding CHASE domain-containing protein yields MTKLLRPLRLHRLPRHLVPVGVLALSLLLTACVSLLLNANTRARDQARFDNQVQSTSDRLLRRLDTHIALLQGTEGLFATQHRVSPDEFSAFVQLLELQERYPGVQGLGFSQRFPDEHHAVVLLEPRDARNQAAMGYDMYSEPNRREAMARARDTGQPALSAKVTLKQEIHGEKQAGFLLYVPVYRGSHRPATVEARREALVGFVYSPFRANDLLNGIFGADRRPRVSFQLYDGTGVDPENLLHVSHEPEALPREPLFTTTRTLTVAGRPWTLTFASLPSFEETASRVVVVPFTVTGVLMSLAFFFLSRAQVRARGAAERSADELRVALAERARVEAQLREADQRKDDFLAMLAHELRNPLAPVLTAVQLMERKLQSGLGTERERDVVERQVHHMRRLVDDLLDVSRVTRGKIHLQKRPVELVAAVGRAVESARPFAESREHTLRVELPRGPLWMEADPVRLEQVLSNLLHNAAKYSEPGGRITLTLTCEAGEAVVRVADTGMGIPAEALPHLFEPFMQVSRTLDQAQGGLGLGLTLVKRLVEMHGGRVEVASEGVGQGSVFSVRLPLLPAERIPAEPGDERLEPDVSEESRRVLVVDDNVDAAEMLGEVLEMHGHRVTVVHDGMAALECLDALQPEVIFLDIGLPGMDGYEVARRIRERAAGAGPRLVAITGYGQASDRKRSREAGFDAHLVKPVELDAVRALVADLSRLPDQRECTSSVTSG; encoded by the coding sequence GTGACGAAACTCCTCCGCCCTCTCCGTCTCCATCGGCTCCCCCGGCACCTCGTGCCCGTGGGCGTGCTCGCCCTCTCCCTGCTGCTCACCGCCTGTGTGAGCCTGTTGCTGAACGCGAACACACGGGCGAGGGACCAGGCGCGTTTCGATAACCAGGTGCAGTCGACCTCCGATCGGCTCCTTCGCCGGCTGGATACCCATATCGCGCTCCTCCAGGGGACCGAGGGGCTGTTCGCCACGCAGCATCGGGTGTCACCCGACGAGTTCTCCGCGTTCGTCCAACTCCTGGAGCTGCAGGAGCGCTACCCGGGCGTCCAGGGCCTCGGTTTCTCCCAGCGTTTCCCGGACGAGCACCACGCCGTCGTCCTGCTGGAGCCGCGGGACGCGCGCAACCAGGCGGCCATGGGCTACGACATGTACTCCGAGCCCAACCGCCGCGAGGCGATGGCGCGCGCACGCGATACCGGGCAGCCCGCCCTCAGCGCGAAGGTGACGCTCAAGCAGGAGATCCACGGAGAGAAGCAGGCGGGCTTCCTCCTGTACGTGCCCGTCTATCGCGGTAGCCATAGGCCGGCCACGGTGGAGGCGCGGCGCGAGGCGCTCGTTGGCTTCGTCTACAGCCCGTTCCGCGCGAATGATCTGCTCAACGGCATCTTCGGCGCCGATCGCCGGCCGCGCGTGAGCTTCCAGCTCTACGATGGCACGGGGGTGGACCCGGAGAACCTGCTGCACGTCTCGCATGAGCCGGAGGCCCTGCCGCGCGAGCCCCTGTTCACCACCACGAGGACACTCACCGTGGCCGGGCGTCCCTGGACGCTCACCTTCGCGTCGTTGCCGAGCTTCGAGGAGACGGCCTCGAGGGTCGTGGTGGTGCCCTTCACGGTCACGGGAGTGCTGATGAGTCTGGCCTTCTTCTTCCTGTCGCGAGCCCAGGTGCGGGCGCGTGGGGCGGCGGAGCGGAGCGCGGACGAGCTGCGTGTGGCGCTCGCCGAGCGGGCCCGTGTGGAGGCGCAGCTGCGCGAGGCGGACCAGCGCAAGGACGACTTCCTCGCCATGCTCGCGCACGAGCTGCGCAATCCCCTGGCCCCGGTGCTCACCGCCGTCCAACTCATGGAGCGCAAGCTGCAATCCGGCCTGGGCACCGAGCGGGAGCGCGACGTGGTGGAGCGCCAGGTGCACCACATGCGCCGCCTGGTGGATGACCTGCTCGACGTGTCGCGGGTGACGCGCGGGAAGATCCACCTCCAGAAGCGGCCGGTGGAGCTGGTGGCCGCGGTGGGACGCGCGGTGGAGTCGGCGCGGCCCTTCGCCGAGTCGCGAGAGCACACGCTGCGCGTGGAGCTGCCGAGAGGACCGCTGTGGATGGAGGCGGATCCGGTGCGACTCGAGCAGGTGCTCTCCAACCTGCTGCACAACGCGGCCAAGTACTCGGAGCCCGGAGGCCGCATCACCCTCACACTGACGTGCGAGGCCGGTGAGGCGGTGGTGCGGGTGGCGGACACGGGCATGGGCATCCCCGCCGAGGCGCTGCCCCACCTCTTCGAGCCCTTCATGCAGGTGTCGCGCACGTTGGACCAGGCGCAGGGAGGCCTGGGCCTGGGGCTGACGCTGGTGAAGCGGCTGGTGGAGATGCACGGCGGCCGCGTGGAGGTGGCGAGCGAGGGCGTGGGACAGGGCAGTGTCTTCTCGGTGCGTCTGCCGCTGCTGCCCGCGGAGCGTATTCCGGCGGAGCCCGGGGACGAGCGTCTCGAGCCGGATGTGTCCGAGGAGAGCCGCCGCGTGCTCGTGGTGGACGACAACGTGGATGCCGCCGAGATGCTCGGCGAGGTGCTGGAGATGCACGGCCACCGGGTGACGGTGGTCCACGACGGCATGGCGGCGCTGGAGTGTCTGGATGCGCTCCAGCCCGAGGTCATCTTCCTCGACATCGGCCTGCCAGGAATGGACGGGTACGAGGTGGCGCGCCGCATCCGTGAGCGGGCGGCGGGCGCGGGCCCCCGGCTGGTGGCGATCACCGGTTACGGGCAGGCCTCGGACCGGAAGCGCTCACGCGAGGCGGGCTTCGACGCGCACCTCGTCAAGCCGGTGGAGCTCGACGCGGTGCGCGCATTGGTGGCGGACCTCTCCCGGCTTCCCGATCAACGGGAGTGCACCTCCAGCGTGACCTCCGGGTAG
- a CDS encoding protein kinase domain-containing protein, producing MPGNTGWKGGGEHSGPGFEDSDFGDELTRAITQEPALLHTPVRGERIGGSDGHRFEILELLGSGSMGRVFRAWDAQLQREVALKFLLPGGPLEVEHLVSLLQREARAIAQLAHPNIVRLFDASEWSGAPWEPRVPFLIMECLEGESLSALLQREPRLELRRALDILAGIASGLAHAHEHHVIHRDLKPSNVFLTRQGEVKLLDFGLAWLLEESQPAGVVDLPNAGTPAYMAPEQWRSEQQDERTDIWSTGIVLYEMLTGAPPYPSASLKELRTQVLAPTPVPPVRERRPELPREVEPLMATLLHKDPARRFQTAQELVEELRELREVLGFQGRGPRPVAPERRQVTLVSCRLTGMADSGQALDAEDVGELEESFHQLCAELVQHRGGSIVLSMADEVLACFGYPAVHEEDSENAVQVGMTLVREVPAALQRKLSHVASGVLAVKVGVHTDQVTLSEPPREHGGRTLVLQGEAPKVVTWLAEQAAPHTVVVSEATWRLVRGTFEAESIGPRAYAGLSGARHLEPYRVLRERPARFRFARAIVTGGLTPLVGREQELQRLLTHWGEARRGQGAFVLVCGEAGLGKSRIIQELHERVRQEPCIHFQCQCWPQARTSAFQPIIEVLRRRVVSHQLLEEAPGLSPEHVALLRQLLSLPIPEELSVLQLSPERRKERTFEALALLLSHLARQRPVLGVVEDVHWADPSTLELLGYLLEQVEGQRLLLVLSARPDFHATWTAHPRLHPLTLERLSPEDTATLVRESAGGRTLPPGVVQQLVVRTDGIPLFVEEMTRMMLERGTADAIPITLRELLLARLDLLPSRQKSLAQSCAALGRGFSHALLATLMRRGPPALQRDLEGLVAAGLLQRVDDGTGPGYRFRHALIQDAAWHSLPRSARRTLHQRITQALLEQSPEVVETQPELLAHHYTEAGEHARAIEFWTRAGQRASLRSANTEAVSHFQQALRLLRLQPDTPRRLQEELRLLISLGIPLAQLRGYRSPEVERTYTRARELILQVGEALPRLQLSYWGLFVYYFSRAEYALAHELAEQLVSQGERHQDQELLALGHRMMAADLFIWGDMRAAREHVARALACPDLTLEEHRAIAEKQWINPRATTLAFGAMVDSVLGRKEAALRASHEALELARRIGHPHTSATVLTYLSVASQFRRDVRCALEWSDQAIALSHEHGFRALRIWATLIHIWAMAEQGHAREGLALMREAIAGWGGPGISSGLFHHDLGLLAELHLKLGQPGEALALLTEALERAPTQTQHFYEAELQRLRGEALRALGRETEAREFFWRAIQVARQQGARAFELRALGDLRGPPSAQHPA from the coding sequence ATGCCAGGGAACACCGGATGGAAGGGCGGGGGGGAACACTCGGGCCCCGGATTCGAGGATTCGGACTTTGGCGATGAGCTGACGCGGGCGATCACCCAGGAGCCCGCCCTCCTGCATACCCCGGTGCGGGGCGAGCGCATCGGTGGCTCGGATGGTCACCGGTTCGAGATCCTCGAGCTCCTGGGCAGTGGCTCCATGGGCCGGGTGTTCCGCGCCTGGGATGCACAACTACAACGGGAGGTGGCGCTCAAGTTCCTCCTACCCGGCGGGCCGCTGGAGGTGGAGCACCTGGTCTCCCTACTGCAACGCGAGGCCCGGGCCATCGCGCAGCTCGCCCATCCCAACATCGTCCGGCTCTTCGACGCGTCCGAATGGTCCGGCGCTCCCTGGGAGCCACGCGTCCCCTTCCTCATCATGGAATGTCTGGAGGGTGAATCGCTCTCGGCGCTGTTGCAGCGGGAGCCCCGGTTGGAGCTGCGGCGCGCCCTCGACATCCTGGCCGGCATCGCCTCGGGGCTGGCGCACGCCCACGAGCACCACGTCATCCACCGGGATCTCAAACCCAGCAACGTCTTCCTCACCCGGCAGGGCGAGGTGAAGCTGCTCGACTTCGGTCTGGCGTGGCTGCTGGAGGAGAGCCAGCCGGCCGGCGTCGTGGACCTGCCCAACGCCGGCACGCCGGCCTACATGGCGCCGGAGCAATGGAGGAGCGAGCAGCAGGACGAGCGGACCGACATCTGGTCCACGGGAATCGTGCTGTACGAGATGCTCACCGGAGCACCGCCCTACCCGAGCGCCTCCTTGAAGGAGCTGCGCACCCAGGTGCTCGCCCCCACGCCCGTTCCGCCCGTGCGCGAGCGCCGCCCGGAGCTGCCCCGGGAGGTGGAGCCGCTGATGGCCACGCTCCTCCACAAGGACCCCGCACGGCGTTTCCAGACGGCGCAGGAGCTCGTCGAGGAGCTGCGCGAGCTGAGGGAGGTGCTCGGCTTCCAGGGGCGGGGGCCGCGCCCCGTGGCGCCCGAGCGCAGGCAGGTGACGCTCGTGTCCTGCCGGCTGACGGGGATGGCCGACTCCGGACAGGCGCTGGACGCCGAGGACGTCGGCGAGTTGGAGGAGTCCTTCCACCAGCTGTGCGCGGAGCTCGTCCAACACCGGGGCGGCTCCATCGTCCTGTCCATGGCCGACGAAGTGCTGGCCTGCTTCGGCTATCCGGCGGTGCACGAGGAGGACTCGGAGAACGCGGTCCAGGTGGGGATGACCCTGGTGCGCGAGGTCCCCGCCGCCCTCCAACGCAAGCTCTCCCACGTCGCGTCGGGAGTGCTCGCCGTGAAGGTGGGCGTCCACACGGACCAGGTGACGCTGAGCGAGCCTCCGCGGGAGCATGGGGGTCGGACACTCGTCCTCCAGGGCGAGGCCCCGAAGGTCGTCACCTGGCTGGCGGAACAGGCCGCGCCCCACACCGTGGTCGTCAGCGAGGCCACCTGGAGGCTGGTGCGTGGCACGTTCGAGGCCGAATCCATCGGGCCGCGCGCCTACGCGGGCCTCTCGGGGGCGCGGCACCTGGAGCCGTACCGGGTGCTGCGCGAGCGCCCGGCGAGGTTCCGCTTCGCTCGGGCCATCGTCACCGGCGGCCTCACGCCCCTGGTGGGCCGGGAGCAGGAGCTGCAACGACTCCTCACGCACTGGGGCGAGGCCCGGCGGGGCCAGGGCGCCTTCGTGCTCGTCTGCGGCGAGGCCGGGCTCGGGAAGTCCCGCATCATCCAGGAGCTACACGAGCGGGTCCGCCAGGAGCCGTGCATCCACTTCCAATGTCAGTGCTGGCCACAGGCTCGCACCAGCGCCTTCCAGCCCATCATCGAGGTGCTGCGGCGCCGCGTCGTCTCGCACCAGCTCCTCGAGGAGGCACCCGGCCTGTCACCCGAGCACGTCGCCCTCCTGCGCCAGCTCCTCTCCCTGCCCATCCCCGAGGAGCTTTCCGTCCTCCAACTCTCGCCGGAGCGGCGCAAGGAGCGCACCTTCGAGGCTCTGGCGCTGCTGCTGTCGCACCTGGCCCGGCAACGCCCGGTACTCGGTGTGGTGGAGGACGTGCACTGGGCGGACCCCTCCACCCTGGAGCTGCTCGGCTACCTCCTCGAACAGGTGGAGGGACAGCGGCTCCTCCTCGTCCTCAGCGCCCGGCCCGACTTCCATGCCACCTGGACCGCCCACCCCCGGCTGCACCCCCTCACGCTGGAGCGGCTGAGTCCGGAGGACACCGCCACCCTGGTGCGTGAGTCCGCCGGCGGCCGGACGCTGCCACCGGGCGTCGTCCAACAACTGGTGGTCCGCACGGACGGCATTCCCCTCTTCGTGGAGGAGATGACGCGCATGATGTTGGAGCGCGGCACGGCGGATGCCATCCCCATCACCCTGCGCGAGCTGCTGCTCGCGAGGCTGGACCTGCTGCCCTCCCGGCAGAAGTCGCTGGCCCAGTCCTGCGCGGCGCTCGGGCGCGGCTTCTCACACGCGCTGCTGGCCACGTTGATGCGGCGCGGTCCGCCCGCGCTCCAGCGGGACCTGGAGGGTCTGGTCGCGGCCGGGCTCCTCCAACGGGTGGATGACGGCACCGGGCCGGGCTACCGGTTCCGCCACGCCCTCATCCAGGACGCGGCCTGGCACTCCCTGCCGCGCAGCGCGCGCCGCACGCTCCACCAGCGCATCACCCAGGCCCTGCTGGAGCAGTCCCCCGAGGTGGTGGAGACACAGCCGGAGCTGCTCGCCCACCACTACACCGAGGCCGGCGAACACGCGCGGGCCATCGAGTTCTGGACCCGGGCCGGACAGCGCGCCAGCCTGCGCTCGGCCAACACGGAGGCGGTGAGCCACTTCCAACAGGCCCTGCGGCTGTTGCGCCTCCAGCCGGACACGCCCCGGCGTCTCCAGGAGGAGCTGCGGCTGCTCATCTCCCTGGGCATCCCCCTGGCCCAGCTGCGCGGCTACCGCTCGCCAGAGGTGGAGCGCACGTACACCCGGGCGCGCGAGCTCATCCTCCAGGTGGGCGAAGCCCTGCCCCGCCTCCAGCTCTCCTATTGGGGGCTCTTCGTCTATTACTTCTCGCGGGCCGAGTACGCGCTGGCGCACGAGCTCGCCGAGCAGCTCGTCTCCCAGGGTGAGCGCCACCAGGACCAGGAGCTGCTCGCCCTGGGACACCGGATGATGGCGGCGGACCTCTTCATCTGGGGGGACATGCGCGCCGCCCGGGAGCACGTCGCGCGGGCGCTGGCGTGCCCGGACCTGACGCTCGAGGAGCACCGGGCCATCGCCGAGAAACAGTGGATCAACCCCCGCGCCACGACGCTGGCCTTCGGGGCCATGGTGGACTCCGTGCTCGGCCGGAAGGAGGCGGCGCTCCGCGCCAGCCACGAAGCGCTGGAGCTGGCGCGGCGCATCGGCCACCCGCACACCTCCGCCACCGTGCTGACCTACCTCTCCGTGGCCAGCCAGTTCCGGCGGGATGTGCGGTGCGCCCTGGAGTGGTCCGACCAGGCCATCGCGCTCTCGCACGAGCACGGGTTCCGGGCCCTGCGGATCTGGGCCACGCTCATCCACATCTGGGCCATGGCCGAGCAGGGACATGCCCGCGAGGGACTGGCGCTCATGCGCGAGGCCATCGCGGGCTGGGGGGGACCGGGCATCAGCTCCGGCCTGTTCCACCACGACCTGGGCCTGCTGGCGGAGCTGCACCTGAAGCTGGGGCAACCGGGCGAGGCGCTCGCGCTGCTCACCGAGGCCCTGGAGCGGGCTCCGACACAGACGCAGCACTTCTACGAGGCCGAGCTGCAACGGCTGCGAGGCGAGGCACTACGGGCGCTCGGCCGCGAGACGGAAGCGCGCGAGTTCTTCTGGCGAGCCATCCAGGTGGCGCGCCAGCAGGGTGCTCGCGCCTTCGAGCTGCGGGCCCTGGGGGACCTGAGGGGACCCCCATCGGCGCAGCACCCCGCGTAG
- a CDS encoding alpha/beta hydrolase family protein: MFSKSSHLFTSLAAVTVLATGCGGKKPPSEPPPEVCTGTTALDVLPGTYPNAVELSGTGALEVAILGDASLDARTLDPATASLSDPDASAPSVSAEATLREEDVNGDGRVDAVLRFPLPTLVERGVLHAEMSRLRLDARTLSGAEVSGCDRAYASDHLLTRLPAPTGPYAVGTTSFHWVDTSREEEFSEAKRDKRELMVRVWYPATSPLRAQPAPYFLVRREGIAQMAGGGFDTPARMLDFVHAHAVAEAPLAADARFPIILFSPGAGFSPTLYTSLMEELASHGYVVVATSHTYTTGAVIFPDGRYAPNTEDPGGLFGTPFLDTTVADLRFVLSQVRALDAGDDSGRFTGKLDLERVGVFGHSIGGAASTLVCQKEPGVRACANIDGTFQGSWKKGVDQPFLLVHPQASEDGTHRSFIEDRRARVYEVSVSRSAHLTFSDMPLLLELMKSYDTKVTADTLETGTLEPAERAASITRAWVLAFADETVKGGGESPLLQGSSGDYPEVTLEVHSR, translated from the coding sequence GTGTTCTCGAAGTCATCTCATCTGTTCACCTCGCTCGCCGCCGTCACGGTGCTCGCCACCGGATGCGGCGGGAAGAAGCCGCCTTCGGAGCCGCCTCCCGAGGTCTGCACCGGAACCACCGCGCTCGATGTGCTCCCGGGGACGTACCCGAATGCCGTGGAGCTGTCGGGCACCGGCGCCCTCGAGGTGGCCATCCTCGGAGATGCCTCGCTCGACGCGCGCACGCTGGACCCGGCCACCGCCTCGCTGTCCGATCCGGACGCCTCCGCCCCGAGCGTCTCCGCCGAGGCCACGCTCCGCGAGGAGGATGTGAACGGGGATGGCCGGGTGGACGCCGTGCTGCGCTTCCCATTGCCCACGTTGGTGGAGCGGGGCGTACTCCACGCCGAGATGAGCCGTCTGAGGCTGGACGCGAGGACCCTCTCGGGCGCCGAGGTGAGCGGCTGTGATCGGGCATATGCCTCGGACCACCTCCTCACCCGGCTGCCCGCCCCCACCGGCCCGTATGCAGTGGGCACCACCTCCTTCCACTGGGTGGACACCTCGCGCGAGGAGGAGTTCTCCGAGGCCAAACGCGACAAGCGCGAGCTGATGGTGCGCGTGTGGTACCCCGCCACGTCCCCACTCCGGGCCCAACCCGCGCCCTACTTCCTCGTACGCCGCGAGGGCATCGCCCAGATGGCGGGAGGTGGCTTCGACACGCCCGCCCGCATGCTGGACTTCGTCCACGCCCACGCCGTGGCCGAGGCCCCGCTCGCGGCCGACGCCCGCTTCCCCATCATCCTCTTCTCGCCAGGAGCGGGCTTCTCCCCCACCTTGTACACGTCGCTGATGGAAGAGCTCGCCAGTCACGGTTACGTGGTGGTGGCCACCTCGCACACGTACACCACGGGCGCCGTCATCTTCCCCGATGGCCGCTACGCTCCCAACACCGAGGATCCCGGAGGCCTCTTCGGGACGCCCTTCCTCGACACGACGGTGGCGGACCTGCGCTTCGTCCTCTCCCAGGTACGGGCGCTCGACGCGGGGGACGACTCGGGGCGCTTCACCGGAAAGCTGGACCTCGAGCGGGTGGGGGTGTTCGGCCACTCCATCGGCGGCGCCGCCTCGACACTCGTCTGCCAGAAGGAGCCGGGCGTACGCGCCTGCGCCAACATCGACGGCACCTTCCAGGGTTCCTGGAAGAAGGGCGTCGACCAGCCGTTCCTCCTGGTGCATCCCCAGGCTTCCGAAGACGGCACCCATCGCTCCTTCATCGAGGACAGGCGGGCGCGGGTCTACGAGGTCTCGGTCTCCCGGTCCGCGCACCTCACCTTCTCGGACATGCCGCTCCTGCTGGAGCTGATGAAGAGCTACGACACGAAGGTGACCGCCGACACCCTCGAAACGGGGACACTCGAGCCGGCGGAGCGTGCCGCGTCCATCACCCGCGCCTGGGTGCTCGCCTTCGCGGACGAGACGGTGAAGGGCGGCGGCGAGTCTCCACTCCTCCAGGGGAGCTCGGGGGACTACCCGGAGGTCACGCTGGAGGTGCACTCCCGTTGA
- the mmsA gene encoding CoA-acylating methylmalonate-semialdehyde dehydrogenase — MSFVQLPESVTTCRNLVGGEWLVPRDASLLDVYSPYTGSIIGRVPLTPAEGVAQAVEAARAAAPGWRATPLRERTTLMARFRSLLESNLERLSQLAASEAGKTVAEARAGLLKGLEVCDFALSLQNLDTGGGMEVSRGVSCEFRREPLGVVAGITPFNFPAMVPLWMFPIAVTVGNAFILKPSEKVPLTACALGELMVEAGLPRGVFSVVHGGRETVEALVTHPDVRAVGFVGSSAVARRVYAEGSAQGKRVLALGGAKNHLIVVPDADESLTAQAVVDSFTGCAGQRCMAASVLLAVGEVRHILEQVVERASRLEVGPGMGAIIDRASLMRLETAIATAERAGARVLLDGRGKKPAGEKWAGGYWLGPTILDGVSPEMDAAQRELFGPVLSIVRVPTLSAALEVENASPYGNAASVFTTNGAVAQAVVEGARVGMVGVNVGVPVPREPFSFGGVGESKFGHGDITGTSGLGFWTDLKKVTRKWTTRTDGSWMS, encoded by the coding sequence GTGTCCTTCGTCCAGTTGCCCGAGAGCGTGACCACCTGTCGTAACCTCGTGGGAGGCGAGTGGCTCGTCCCTCGGGATGCCTCGCTCCTCGACGTGTACAGCCCCTACACGGGAAGCATCATCGGCCGGGTGCCGCTGACGCCCGCCGAGGGAGTAGCGCAAGCGGTGGAGGCCGCACGGGCCGCGGCGCCCGGCTGGCGCGCCACGCCCCTGCGCGAGCGCACCACGCTCATGGCCCGCTTCCGCTCGTTGCTCGAGTCCAACCTGGAGCGGCTGTCCCAGCTCGCCGCGAGCGAGGCCGGCAAGACGGTGGCCGAGGCCCGCGCGGGCCTGCTCAAGGGCCTGGAGGTATGTGACTTCGCGCTGTCGCTGCAGAACCTGGACACCGGCGGTGGAATGGAAGTGAGCCGCGGCGTCAGCTGCGAGTTCCGGCGCGAGCCGCTCGGCGTGGTGGCGGGTATCACGCCCTTCAACTTCCCCGCCATGGTGCCGCTGTGGATGTTCCCCATCGCGGTGACGGTGGGCAACGCCTTCATCCTCAAGCCCTCGGAGAAGGTGCCGCTCACCGCGTGCGCGCTCGGAGAGCTCATGGTGGAGGCGGGCCTTCCGCGCGGTGTCTTCTCGGTGGTGCACGGCGGGCGCGAGACGGTGGAGGCGCTGGTGACCCACCCGGACGTGCGCGCCGTGGGCTTCGTGGGCTCGTCCGCCGTGGCGCGGCGCGTGTACGCGGAGGGCAGCGCGCAGGGCAAGCGCGTGCTGGCGCTCGGCGGAGCGAAGAACCACCTCATCGTCGTCCCCGACGCGGACGAGTCGCTCACCGCGCAGGCCGTGGTGGACTCCTTCACCGGGTGCGCCGGCCAGCGCTGCATGGCGGCGAGCGTGCTGCTCGCGGTGGGGGAGGTGCGGCACATCCTCGAGCAGGTGGTGGAGCGCGCCTCGCGGTTGGAGGTGGGGCCCGGCATGGGCGCCATCATCGACAGGGCGAGCCTCATGCGCCTGGAGACGGCGATCGCCACGGCGGAGCGGGCTGGGGCGCGGGTATTGCTGGATGGGCGCGGGAAGAAGCCCGCGGGTGAGAAGTGGGCGGGTGGGTACTGGCTCGGCCCCACGATTCTCGATGGCGTGAGCCCGGAGATGGATGCGGCCCAGCGGGAGTTGTTCGGCCCGGTGCTGTCCATCGTCCGCGTGCCCACGCTGTCGGCCGCGCTCGAGGTGGAGAACGCCTCGCCCTACGGGAACGCGGCGTCTGTCTTCACCACCAACGGCGCGGTGGCGCAGGCGGTGGTGGAGGGCGCGCGCGTGGGCATGGTGGGCGTCAACGTGGGCGTGCCCGTGCCTCGCGAGCCCTTCTCCTTTGGCGGCGTGGGCGAGTCCAAGTTCGGCCACGGCGACATCACGGGCACGTCCGGTCTGGGGTTCTGGACGGACCTGAAGAAGGTCACCCGCAAGTGGACCACCCGTACCGACGGCAGCTGGATGAGCTGA